A region of Deinococcus aestuarii DNA encodes the following proteins:
- a CDS encoding alpha/beta fold hydrolase, with translation MTATVPAPATHPAPTFTEVGGVRTRFAVQGDGPPLLLLHGIGRSLEDWSANVAPLAARHRVYALDLIGFGYTDKPDVPYTLGGLARFAVHFLDAVGETRPVVLMGNSLGGAVAQRFAVAYPERTRALVLVNSAGFGPEVAAVLRALSVPRLGELLLQPTARNARQTVRSLFHDRTFATEERVAQALDLSRQPHAARAFLRVLRDLGDWRGVKAAWREELQERLARQGVPTLIIWGDRDVILPARLLEAARRYHPHARTHLFQATGHVPQLERAETFNRLVLDFLQEVPA, from the coding sequence ATGACCGCGACCGTCCCAGCGCCCGCTACCCACCCCGCCCCCACCTTCACGGAGGTCGGCGGCGTCCGCACCCGCTTCGCCGTTCAGGGCGACGGCCCGCCCCTGCTGCTGCTGCACGGCATCGGGCGCAGCCTGGAGGACTGGTCGGCGAACGTGGCGCCGCTGGCCGCCCGCCACCGCGTCTACGCCCTCGACCTGATCGGCTTCGGGTACACCGACAAGCCGGACGTGCCCTACACGCTGGGCGGACTGGCCCGCTTCGCCGTGCACTTCCTGGACGCGGTGGGGGAGACGCGGCCCGTGGTCCTGATGGGCAACTCGCTCGGCGGGGCGGTGGCGCAACGCTTCGCCGTGGCCTACCCCGAGCGCACGCGGGCCCTGGTGCTGGTGAACAGCGCGGGCTTCGGCCCCGAGGTCGCCGCCGTCCTGCGCGCGCTTTCCGTGCCGCGGCTGGGTGAGCTGCTCCTCCAGCCCACCGCCCGCAACGCCCGGCAGACCGTCCGCTCGCTCTTCCACGACCGAACCTTTGCCACCGAGGAGCGCGTGGCGCAGGCCCTCGACCTCTCCCGCCAGCCGCACGCCGCCCGCGCGTTTCTGCGGGTGCTGCGCGACCTCGGCGACTGGCGTGGGGTGAAGGCCGCGTGGCGCGAGGAGTTGCAGGAACGCCTCGCCCGGCAGGGGGTGCCGACGCTCATCATCTGGGGGGACCGCGACGTGATCCTGCCCGCCCGGCTGCTGGAGGCGGCGCGGAGATACCACCCCCACGCGCGCACCCACCTCTTTCAGGCTACCGGACACGTCCCCCAACTGGAGCGGGCGGAGACCTTCAACCGCCTCGTTCTCGACTTCTTGCAGGAGGTTCCAGCGTGA
- a CDS encoding TetR/AcrR family transcriptional regulator — MTPRPPVRRAPQQERSRQMVARLLGAAARLFAERGYEGTTTNHIAEGAGVSVGSLYQFFPDKGALLASLQATWTQRLRLALDAVLRDAADQPLEDVIDHVLHVHARLNADPPGLLGLLLVTPSATSGQEQETVRAEVQGRLEGLLEVRAPGLSPQRRSAVARMSIHITNGLYALGGPNGGADPAVREEVRAALLAYLRPVVRGVGEGAPGD, encoded by the coding sequence ATGACTCCCCGCCCCCCGGTGCGGCGTGCCCCGCAGCAGGAGCGCAGCCGCCAGATGGTCGCCCGGCTCCTCGGCGCCGCCGCCCGACTCTTCGCCGAGCGGGGGTACGAGGGGACGACGACGAACCACATCGCCGAAGGAGCGGGGGTGTCGGTGGGGTCGCTCTACCAGTTCTTCCCGGACAAGGGGGCCCTCCTCGCCTCGCTCCAGGCGACGTGGACCCAGCGGCTGCGGCTGGCCCTCGACGCGGTGCTGCGGGACGCGGCGGACCAACCGCTGGAGGACGTGATCGACCACGTGCTGCACGTCCATGCGCGGCTGAACGCCGACCCGCCGGGGCTGCTGGGGCTGCTGCTGGTGACGCCCTCGGCCACGTCGGGGCAGGAGCAGGAGACGGTGCGGGCGGAGGTGCAGGGACGGCTGGAGGGCCTTCTGGAGGTGCGCGCCCCGGGCCTCAGCCCCCAGAGGCGCTCGGCGGTGGCCCGCATGAGCATCCATATCACCAATGGCCTCTACGCGCTCGGGGGCCCCAACGGGGGGGCCGACCCCGCCGTGCGCGAGGAGGTCCGCGCCGCCCTCCTCGCCTACCTGCGGCCCGTGGTGCGGGGGGTGGGGGAAGGCGCGCCCGGGGACTGA
- a CDS encoding DMT family transporter has protein sequence MTGTPAAGKSPLRGVALYAVALLLFACLDTTTKYLTTHYPVPLVAWVRYAVQLVLMTALLAPRMGREIASPVRPAPVALRSLCLVATTLFVGLALRSLPVAEASAIVFISPLLVVLLAGPLLGERLTPTRAVLAVLGFAGVLLIARPGGNLDALGVGFALLGAVANTGYQLLSRTLSAERPLTLLFNSALVGTVIFGGLVPFFRGGAPLTPTYAGLFLALGLTAGLGHFFLTLGFRYAPASLISPVTYLQLLWAGLLGWLVFHHVPDALTLLGMGIIAAAGVATVVTGGRRQSPGAPSPTPRTTGRR, from the coding sequence GTGACCGGCACCCCGGCGGCGGGCAAGAGTCCCCTGCGCGGCGTCGCCCTCTATGCCGTCGCCCTGCTGCTCTTCGCCTGCCTCGACACCACGACCAAATACCTGACCACGCACTATCCCGTCCCGCTCGTCGCCTGGGTGCGCTACGCGGTGCAGCTCGTCCTGATGACGGCCCTGCTCGCGCCCAGGATGGGACGGGAGATCGCCTCGCCCGTCCGCCCCGCCCCCGTCGCCCTGCGCTCGCTGTGCCTGGTGGCGACGACCCTGTTCGTGGGGCTGGCGCTGCGAAGTCTCCCGGTGGCGGAGGCCTCGGCCATCGTGTTCATCTCGCCGCTGCTCGTGGTGCTCCTTGCCGGGCCGCTCCTCGGCGAACGCCTCACGCCCACGCGGGCCGTCCTCGCCGTGCTGGGCTTCGCGGGGGTCTTGCTGATCGCGCGGCCCGGCGGCAACCTCGACGCGCTCGGCGTGGGCTTCGCGCTGCTCGGTGCCGTGGCGAACACGGGTTACCAGCTCCTGTCGCGCACCCTGAGCGCCGAGCGGCCCCTCACCCTGCTCTTCAACTCGGCGCTCGTGGGGACGGTCATCTTCGGGGGGCTCGTGCCCTTCTTCCGGGGAGGCGCGCCGCTGACGCCGACGTACGCCGGGCTCTTTCTCGCCCTCGGGCTGACGGCGGGGCTGGGGCATTTCTTCCTGACCCTGGGGTTTCGGTACGCGCCCGCCTCGCTGATCTCTCCGGTCACGTACCTGCAACTGCTGTGGGCGGGGTTGCTGGGCTGGCTGGTCTTCCACCACGTGCCCGACGCGCTGACCCTGCTCGGCATGGGGATCATCGCGGCGGCGGGCGTCGCCACGGTGGTCACGGGCGGGCGCCGTCAGTCCCCGGGCGCGCCTTCCCCCACCCCCCGCACCACGGGCCGCAGGTAG
- the pcaD gene encoding 3-oxoadipate enol-lactonase — MTLHVRREGAGAGLPVVFLNSLGSDLRIWDDVVPAVAGRHPVLRYDKRGHGLSDVPAGPSSIADHGGDLLGLLDALGIERAVLVGVSVGGMIALDLASRAPERVAGLLLCDTGARIGTAQTWEARIAGVRQEGLEAIADGILSRWFTPGFFEARPDDVRGWRNMLTRTPPEGYVATCEAIRDADLRATARTVRVPVAVLCGDADLSTPPEVGRELATLLGAPFHLIEGCGHLPCLERPAEVARHLLAFLDGLPASSDDRYERGMRVRRSVLGDAHVDRATAGITDLDREFQTFITEYAWGGPWSRGHFDTRTRHLITLAVLAALPREHELAMHLRATAHTGVDEADLRELFLHVAVYAGVPVANRALQLAKQALAERSDP; from the coding sequence GTGACCCTCCACGTTCGGCGCGAGGGCGCCGGGGCAGGCCTGCCCGTCGTCTTCCTCAACTCGCTCGGCAGCGACCTGCGCATCTGGGACGACGTGGTGCCCGCCGTGGCCGGGCGGCACCCCGTCCTGCGCTATGACAAACGCGGCCACGGTCTCTCCGACGTGCCCGCCGGGCCGTCCTCCATCGCGGACCACGGCGGCGACCTCCTGGGCCTGCTGGACGCGCTGGGCATCGAGCGGGCCGTGCTCGTCGGCGTGTCGGTCGGCGGGATGATCGCGCTGGACCTCGCCTCGCGGGCCCCGGAGCGGGTCGCGGGCCTGCTGCTGTGCGACACGGGAGCGCGGATCGGGACCGCCCAGACGTGGGAGGCGAGGATCGCGGGTGTGCGGCAGGAGGGGCTGGAGGCCATCGCGGACGGCATCCTCTCGCGCTGGTTCACGCCGGGGTTCTTCGAGGCGAGACCGGATGACGTGCGCGGCTGGCGCAACATGCTCACCCGCACCCCGCCCGAAGGTTACGTCGCCACCTGCGAGGCCATCCGCGACGCGGACCTGCGCGCCACCGCCCGCACCGTCCGCGTGCCCGTCGCCGTGCTGTGCGGGGACGCCGACCTCTCCACCCCGCCCGAGGTGGGGCGGGAACTCGCCACGCTGCTGGGGGCGCCCTTCCACCTCATCGAAGGGTGCGGGCACCTGCCCTGTCTGGAGCGCCCGGCGGAGGTGGCGCGGCACCTGCTGGCCTTCCTCGATGGTCTGCCCGCCTCTTCCGACGACCGATACGAGCGGGGGATGCGGGTGCGGCGCTCGGTCCTGGGAGACGCGCACGTGGACCGGGCCACGGCGGGCATCACCGACCTCGACCGGGAGTTCCAGACCTTTATCACCGAGTACGCCTGGGGCGGGCCGTGGTCGCGGGGGCACTTCGACACGCGCACCCGGCACCTGATCACCCTGGCGGTGCTCGCCGCCCTGCCGCGCGAACACGAACTCGCCATGCACCTGCGGGCGACCGCGCACACGGGCGTGGACGAGGCGGACCTGCGCGAACTCTTCCTCCACGTCGCCGTCTACGCGGGAGTGCCCGTCGCCAACCGCGCCCTACAGCTCGCCAAACAGGCCCTTGCAGAGAGGAGCGACCCATGA
- the pcaH gene encoding protocatechuate 3,4-dioxygenase subunit beta yields MTTEKTRPRLRTLDPTVHPAYLHEAYTSSVRRAPHELLIPLPHTLADDTGPVFGEGRIRPDDHDTTRNGRVNGEPLGERIIVRGRLLDSSGRPVRGALIETWQANAAGRYVHTRDQHAAPLDPNFTGTARMLTDEHGEYELISIKPGSYPWRNHHNAWRPAHIHFSVFGQNFTQRLVTQMYFPGDPLLAYDPIYGGIPDEKGRRRLISRFDLELTQPEWALGYRFDLVLGGDAQTPWEEAHG; encoded by the coding sequence ATGACGACCGAGAAGACCCGCCCGCGCCTGCGCACCCTCGACCCGACCGTCCATCCGGCCTACCTCCACGAGGCCTACACCAGCAGCGTGAGGCGGGCGCCCCACGAGCTGCTGATCCCGCTGCCGCACACCCTGGCGGACGACACCGGGCCCGTGTTCGGCGAAGGCCGCATCCGCCCGGACGACCACGACACCACCCGCAACGGGCGGGTGAACGGCGAGCCGCTGGGCGAGCGCATCATCGTGCGGGGGCGGCTGCTCGACTCCTCGGGGCGCCCGGTGCGCGGGGCGCTCATCGAGACGTGGCAGGCGAACGCGGCGGGGCGCTATGTCCACACCCGCGACCAGCACGCCGCGCCCCTCGACCCCAACTTCACCGGAACGGCGCGGATGCTGACCGACGAGCACGGGGAATACGAACTCATCTCCATCAAGCCCGGCTCGTATCCCTGGCGCAACCACCACAACGCCTGGCGCCCGGCGCACATCCACTTCAGCGTGTTCGGCCAGAACTTCACCCAGCGCCTCGTCACGCAGATGTATTTTCCCGGCGATCCCCTCCTTGCCTACGACCCGATCTACGGCGGCATCCCCGACGAGAAGGGGCGCAGGCGGCTGATCTCGCGCTTCGACCTGGAGCTCACGCAGCCCGAGTGGGCGCTGGGCTACCGCTTCGACCTCGTGCTGGGGGGCGACGCGCAGACGCCCTGGGAGGAGGCGCACGGATGA
- the pcaG gene encoding protocatechuate 3,4-dioxygenase subunit alpha has protein sequence MTLSPETSNISAEDFGPSPSQTVGPYFHQGLVFGQGLVHGEENVMVSPTSPAAGERVTLRGRVLDGDGEPVPDALVEVWQADAHGRYPHPADPEHAQADPHFRGFGRSDTQHPGHTFVFHTVKPGAVVRPGQPTLAPHLQLWVGMRGLLTHTVTRVFFEGEDNSADPVFASLPEGRRHTLVARREETPGGTVYHFDLRMQGEGETVFFDV, from the coding sequence ATGACGCTCAGCCCCGAGACCTCCAACATTTCCGCTGAAGACTTCGGGCCCTCGCCCAGCCAGACGGTCGGGCCGTACTTCCACCAGGGGCTCGTCTTCGGCCAGGGCCTCGTCCACGGGGAGGAGAACGTGATGGTCTCCCCCACCAGCCCGGCGGCGGGTGAGCGCGTCACCCTGCGCGGGCGGGTGCTCGACGGGGACGGCGAGCCCGTGCCGGACGCCCTCGTGGAGGTGTGGCAGGCCGACGCGCATGGGCGCTACCCTCATCCCGCCGACCCCGAGCACGCGCAGGCCGACCCGCACTTCCGGGGCTTCGGGCGCTCGGACACGCAGCACCCCGGGCACACCTTCGTCTTCCACACGGTCAAGCCGGGGGCCGTCGTTCGGCCCGGCCAGCCCACCCTCGCCCCGCACTTGCAGCTCTGGGTGGGGATGCGGGGTCTGCTGACGCACACGGTCACGCGCGTCTTCTTCGAGGGCGAGGACAACTCGGCGGACCCGGTGTTCGCCAGCCTGCCGGAGGGGAGACGGCACACCCTCGTCGCGCGGCGGGAGGAGACGCCGGGCGGGACGGTGTACCACTTCGACCTCCGGATGCAGGGTGAGGGGGAGACGGTGTTTTTCGATGTTTGA
- the pcaB gene encoding 3-carboxy-cis,cis-muconate cycloisomerase, protein MSFTPLDSALLGPLFSCPPVAELFSDTRQLAYMVEVEAALAAAQGRLGVIPGEAAEAIMRAAGTFQPDLGKLQEGVARDGFPIIALLAGLRAALPPETAEFVHWGATTQDILDTALVLTLRDALEAMEGSLRLLIGRLSHRADEHRHTLMAGRTHSQRALPITFGLKVAGWLAPLIRHLQRLQELRPRLLVVQFGGAAGTLAALGGDGLRVRAELARELRLGEPPLPWHTGRDNLAELAGWLSGVTGSLGKMGQDILLLAQSEVAEVRESGDPSRGGSSTMPQKSNPIGSELLVAAARMNATLLSGVHQALIQEHERGTHGWQLEWLTLPQMVGLTAASLERAAGLAAELAVDAARMEENVRQSGGLMMAEAITFALAGPLGRQKAKALVKEAVPVAVREGRPLVDVLRGRVDAPVDWAALTERHYLGTTNDMIDAVLRSAAESTGRIL, encoded by the coding sequence GTGAGCTTCACCCCCCTCGACTCTGCCCTCCTCGGTCCCCTGTTCTCCTGCCCGCCCGTCGCGGAATTGTTCTCGGACACGCGCCAGCTCGCGTACATGGTCGAGGTGGAGGCGGCGCTGGCGGCGGCCCAGGGACGGCTCGGCGTCATTCCGGGTGAGGCGGCGGAGGCGATCATGCGGGCGGCGGGGACGTTCCAGCCTGATCTCGGCAAGTTGCAGGAGGGGGTGGCGCGCGACGGCTTCCCCATCATCGCCCTGCTCGCCGGGCTGCGGGCCGCTCTCCCTCCTGAAACCGCCGAGTTCGTCCACTGGGGCGCGACGACGCAGGACATCCTGGACACGGCGCTCGTCCTCACGCTGCGGGACGCGCTGGAGGCGATGGAGGGGTCGCTGCGGCTCCTGATCGGGCGGCTGTCTCACCGGGCCGACGAGCACCGCCATACCCTGATGGCTGGACGCACCCACTCCCAGCGGGCCCTCCCGATCACCTTCGGGCTGAAGGTGGCGGGGTGGCTCGCGCCGCTGATTCGTCACCTTCAACGCCTCCAGGAACTCCGGCCCCGCCTCCTCGTCGTCCAGTTCGGCGGGGCGGCGGGGACGCTGGCGGCGCTGGGGGGAGACGGGCTGCGGGTGCGGGCGGAACTCGCGCGGGAGTTGCGGCTGGGTGAGCCTCCTCTCCCCTGGCACACCGGGCGCGACAACCTTGCCGAGCTCGCGGGGTGGCTCTCGGGCGTCACGGGCAGCCTGGGCAAGATGGGGCAGGACATCCTCCTCCTCGCCCAGTCGGAGGTCGCCGAGGTCCGCGAGTCGGGCGACCCCTCCAGGGGCGGGTCGAGCACGATGCCGCAGAAGAGCAACCCCATCGGGAGTGAACTCCTCGTCGCCGCCGCCCGCATGAACGCGACGCTGCTCTCCGGGGTCCACCAGGCGCTGATTCAGGAGCACGAGCGGGGCACGCACGGCTGGCAACTCGAATGGCTGACCCTGCCGCAGATGGTGGGGTTGACAGCGGCCAGTCTGGAACGGGCGGCGGGGCTGGCGGCTGAGCTGGCCGTGGATGCGGCGCGGATGGAGGAGAATGTCCGTCAGTCCGGCGGGCTGATGATGGCGGAGGCGATCACCTTCGCCCTCGCCGGACCCCTCGGACGGCAGAAGGCGAAGGCGCTCGTGAAGGAGGCCGTGCCCGTCGCCGTCCGGGAAGGCCGCCCCCTCGTGGACGTGCTGCGCGGGCGGGTGGACGCCCCCGTGGACTGGGCCGCCCTCACCGAGCGGCATTACCTGGGGACGACGAACGACATGATCGACGCGGTGCTGAGGAGCGCCGCCGAATCCACCGGGAGAATTCTGTGA
- a CDS encoding thiolase family protein: MTQAIPAQDLQDRDVVIVSAVRTPVGAIRGALSTVRPDDLAALVVREAVARAGVPAESVEEVILGCANQAGEDNRNVARMAALLAGLPETVAGLTVNRLCASGLSAINTAARAIRNGDGDVYIAGGVESMTRAPLTMPKGAQPFANGNVTVYDTTLGWRYPNPAMEAMFPLEAMGETAENIVERSREGTYAGGEITREDQDAFALESQRRTVCALNEGHFKDQIVPVEIKGRKGVTLFDTDEHARYKREGDTFTLATDEATLAGLKPAFRKGGTVTAGNASGLNDGAAALVLMSAAKARELGVTPLARWVGAASAGVDPRVMGLGPIPATRKLMERLGMDVAEVDLVELNEAFAAQSIACIRELGLDQGKVNVNGGAVALGHPLGMSGARLVVALTHELARRGARTGLATLCVGVGQGEAALVERVEA; this comes from the coding sequence GTGACTCAAGCCATTCCAGCCCAAGACCTGCAAGACCGTGACGTGGTGATCGTCTCCGCCGTGCGGACGCCCGTGGGTGCCATTCGCGGTGCCCTCTCCACCGTCCGCCCGGACGACCTCGCGGCCCTCGTGGTGAGGGAGGCTGTTGCTCGGGCAGGCGTCCCCGCCGAGTCGGTCGAGGAGGTCATCCTCGGTTGCGCGAACCAGGCAGGCGAGGACAACCGCAACGTGGCGCGCATGGCCGCCCTCCTCGCCGGGCTACCGGAGACGGTGGCGGGGCTGACCGTCAACCGCCTGTGTGCTTCCGGGCTGAGCGCGATCAACACCGCCGCCCGCGCCATCCGCAACGGGGACGGGGACGTGTATATCGCCGGGGGGGTCGAGAGCATGACCCGCGCCCCCCTCACCATGCCCAAGGGGGCCCAGCCCTTCGCCAACGGCAACGTGACCGTGTACGACACGACGCTGGGCTGGCGTTACCCGAATCCCGCGATGGAGGCGATGTTCCCGCTGGAGGCGATGGGCGAGACCGCCGAGAACATCGTCGAGCGCAGCCGGGAAGGGACCTACGCGGGCGGCGAGATCACCCGCGAGGACCAGGACGCCTTCGCGCTGGAGAGCCAGCGGCGGACGGTCTGTGCGCTGAACGAGGGCCACTTCAAGGATCAGATCGTGCCCGTCGAGATCAAGGGGCGCAAGGGCGTGACCCTCTTCGACACGGACGAGCACGCCCGCTACAAGCGCGAGGGAGACACGTTCACGCTGGCGACGGACGAGGCGACGCTCGCCGGGCTCAAGCCCGCCTTCCGCAAGGGGGGCACGGTGACGGCGGGGAACGCCTCGGGGCTCAACGACGGGGCGGCGGCCCTCGTCCTGATGAGTGCCGCGAAGGCCCGCGAACTCGGCGTGACGCCCCTCGCCCGCTGGGTCGGCGCGGCGTCGGCGGGGGTGGACCCGCGCGTGATGGGGCTGGGCCCGATCCCCGCCACCCGCAAGCTGATGGAGCGGCTGGGCATGGACGTGGCGGAGGTGGACCTCGTGGAGCTGAACGAGGCGTTCGCCGCCCAGTCCATCGCCTGCATCCGTGAGCTGGGGCTGGACCAGGGCAAGGTCAATGTCAACGGCGGGGCGGTCGCCCTCGGTCACCCGCTGGGAATGAGCGGGGCGCGGCTCGTCGTGGCGCTGACCCACGAACTCGCGCGGCGGGGGGCCAGGACCGGCCTCGCCACCCTCTGCGTCGGGGTCGGGCAGGGGGAGGCGGCGTTGGTCGAGCGGGTGGAGGCGTGA
- a CDS encoding 3-oxoacid CoA-transferase, giving the protein MKRVPVITAQEAAAMVRSGQTLLVGGFGMTGNPVHLTHALAELPTNDLTYVANNVSEPGLGGGRLLRNGQLRKAIGSYFTSNPEAVKAYQAGKLEVELLPQGTLAEAVRAGGAGLGGFYTPTAAGTVIAEGADVRVLNGREMVFVPGIRGDVAFIRAWRADTAGNLQYRLTEQNFNRAMATAAKVVIAEVEEIVEVGALDPEHVHTPGLYVDYLVEARLSLDDLGSSADVKGGAKKVDEARMHMARRALRELHPGDVVNLGIGIPTLVADLITPGHGVNLHTENGMLGVGPAPEDGGAMEYPVNAGKIPVTALPGASYFDSADSFGMIRGGHVDVAVMGGLQVDEAGNLANWAVPGKPLLGVGGAMDLASGARRLIVTMTHTDPDGTPKIVPECTLPLTSRGSVDMVITDKAVFEFVDGRITLTELMPGATLEEVRAGTGARFAERLG; this is encoded by the coding sequence GTGAAGCGCGTCCCCGTCATCACGGCCCAGGAGGCCGCCGCGATGGTGAGGAGCGGGCAGACCCTCCTCGTGGGCGGCTTCGGCATGACGGGCAACCCCGTCCACCTCACCCACGCGCTCGCCGAACTTCCCACGAACGACCTCACCTACGTCGCCAACAACGTCTCCGAGCCGGGGCTGGGGGGCGGGCGGCTGCTCAGGAACGGGCAGCTCAGGAAGGCTATCGGCTCTTACTTCACCTCCAACCCGGAGGCGGTCAAGGCGTACCAGGCCGGGAAGCTGGAAGTCGAGCTGCTGCCGCAGGGGACGCTCGCCGAGGCCGTGCGGGCGGGCGGGGCGGGGCTGGGCGGCTTCTACACCCCGACCGCTGCCGGGACGGTGATTGCCGAGGGGGCGGACGTACGGGTGCTGAACGGGCGGGAGATGGTCTTCGTGCCCGGCATCCGGGGCGACGTGGCCTTCATCCGGGCGTGGCGGGCGGACACGGCGGGCAACCTCCAGTACCGCCTCACCGAGCAGAACTTCAACCGGGCGATGGCGACCGCCGCGAAGGTCGTGATCGCCGAGGTCGAGGAGATCGTGGAGGTCGGGGCCCTGGACCCCGAGCACGTCCACACGCCGGGCCTGTACGTGGACTATCTGGTGGAGGCGCGGCTCAGCCTGGACGACCTCGGCAGCAGCGCGGACGTGAAGGGCGGCGCGAAGAAGGTGGACGAGGCGCGGATGCACATGGCCCGCCGCGCCCTCCGCGAACTCCACCCTGGCGACGTGGTGAACCTCGGCATCGGCATCCCCACCCTCGTCGCCGACCTGATCACGCCGGGGCACGGGGTCAACCTGCACACCGAGAACGGAATGCTGGGCGTCGGACCTGCCCCCGAGGACGGCGGCGCGATGGAGTACCCGGTGAACGCGGGCAAGATTCCGGTGACGGCCCTGCCCGGCGCGAGCTATTTCGACTCCGCCGACTCCTTCGGGATGATCCGGGGCGGGCACGTGGACGTGGCGGTGATGGGAGGCCTTCAAGTGGACGAGGCCGGGAATCTGGCGAACTGGGCGGTGCCCGGCAAGCCCCTCCTCGGCGTCGGCGGCGCGATGGACCTGGCAAGCGGAGCGCGGCGCCTGATCGTCACCATGACGCACACCGACCCGGACGGCACGCCGAAGATCGTCCCCGAGTGCACGCTGCCCCTCACGTCGCGCGGCAGCGTGGACATGGTGATCACCGACAAGGCGGTTTTCGAGTTCGTGGACGGGCGGATCACCCTGACCGAGCTGATGCCGGGGGCGACGCTGGAGGAAGTGCGGGCGGGGACAGGCGCGCGGTTCGCGGAACGGCTGGGCTGA